From a region of the Phragmites australis chromosome 21, lpPhrAust1.1, whole genome shotgun sequence genome:
- the LOC133904066 gene encoding uncharacterized protein LOC133904066, with amino-acid sequence MGDGDKGNRKAGETSQQGARTKKSRDSDADLPSRDAVMLSVSGASQSDMDDVAGTTDGVGVVSSVDTSLTLLTGAASAWERQRGTPPQPQPVAAEEEKVQPSQQNQSHIHMG; translated from the exons ATGGGCGACGGCGACAAAGGCAATCGGAAGGCCGGAGAGACGTCACAGCAGGGTGCCAGGACGAAGAAGTCCCGGGATTCTGACGCCGACCTCCCCTCCAGGGACGCCGTCATGCTCAGCGTCAGCGGAG CCAGCCAGAGCGACATGGACGACGTCGCAGGGACAACTGATGGCGTCGGCGTCGTCTCCTCCGTGGACACTTCCCTGACTCTGCTCACCGGAG CTGCTTCAGCATGGGAGAGGCAGAGAGGTACGCCGCCGCAGCCACAGCCTGTGGCagcagaggaggagaaggttCAACCGTCGCAGCAGAATCAATCACATATTCACATGGGTTGA